The segment CAACCGGATTTCCGTTCCGGCATGGTCTTTTCCCGAATGTCCCCAGAAGTTTCCCTCAAAGTAGACCTTCCACTCAGGCATGGTCGGTTCTGCTTCTGGGTTCATATCAACATCATAATAGTCCTCGGTGTACTTGATCTTACTATAATCAAAAGATGCTTGCAGCTTTTTGATGTATACCCACGGCTGTTCCATAGGCGTCAATTTCATTTTCTCAGCAAGCTCTGATAGCGTTCTTTGCTGATCCTGCGTTGGAGGGTTGTCCTGCAAAAAGGCTTCAAACTGGGCTTTATCCCACATCCACGCCTGTTCCAGCGCTGCCGAATCACTGCAAGCAAGGAGCAACCTCAGAAAGTCTTCAAAATCGTTTGCCAGCGGATGAACAAAATCCGGAGCCGAGTTCATGGGACTGACGGAAAATACCATACCGCCAAAGTCTCGAACAAAGCAGAAGTGGATGCCGTCCACACCCGCCCAGCCAAAAATAGATGCACCTTTTGGCGTGCAAAAGTACGGGTTGTTATCTTCACGACGCTCCACCCCTACGGGCGAAAGGTCAATACCACTTCGCAAAAATTTCTGAAACACTTTATCCATAGACCTTATGCTCCTATTAAACTTTGGTCGAAGGCAAACAGAGCCTCGTTGATCTCAAAGACATTATAGTTCCCATGCTCCACGAAATACTCCACGATGATGTCAAACTTGTTGGAGTGGGAGAGCGCAAAGCCAGCCTTCATGAGCATATCCTTCATTTCAACAAGCGGCAGCTCAAGGGCAATGGCAAACGCAATGACCGTGGGCTTGGAAGGCTTATAAGACTTGTCCGAGCGGATCTTCGAGAAGAGCTTCCGGTCAATATTCGCCTTCTTATAGCACTGCGCGTCCGTCATGCCGCGCTCATCAATCTTTCGCAGAAGCATCTCGGAAAAACTCTCGTCGATCTGTCCCAGCGCGTCATCAAGGGTTGCCGCCTTTTTGGGGGCAGCCGCCGCAGAGACGGGAGGCATGAGCTGTTCGATTGCCTCTTCACAAACGGATGCCTCGCAAGGCATGGGTTCTTCCATCCGGAAGGCGTTCATCCTGCGCAGACGCTCGGAACGATTATCAGTATGCTCGTCCACATAGCGGTCATCTATGTACGCTGCAATATCGGCAAACAGCTTGCCGCTGATCTGATAGGCTTTGCGGTCAAAAATGACGATGTACACCGTCATTTCGTTTTCGAGAAGGAAACTGCTAATGGTGTCAATCGCCACATTGAGAGCCTGATCCTTCGGATAGCCGAAAATGCCGGAGGAAATCAGAGGGAACGCAACCGATTCGCAGCCGTATTCTTTCGCCAGCATGAGCGAAGTCCGATAGCATGAGATCAGCCGTTCGCGCTCACCATGCCGCCCGTCATACCAGCGCGGACCGACAGCATGAATGACATATTTGCAGGGCAGCTTATAGCCCTTCGTGATTTTTGCGCTCCCGGTTTTGCAGCCGTGGAGCGTTTCACATTCCACCAGCAGCTCCGGTCCTGCGGCACGATGAATGCAGCCGTCCACACCGCCGCCACCCAGCAGCGACTCGTTGGCAGCGTTGACGATGGCGTCCACATTCATTTTTGTGATGTCATTTCTGACAATTTGAAGCGGCATTATTCTATCCTCCGTCCTATCAAAGCGGCATCGGTGTCCGGGCGATCAGAATGACCGCCAGAATCGCGCCCACAAATGCCGCTGCCCCTACGACCGCCAACACCTTTTTGTCGAGCTTCTTCTTCGCTGCCTTGCCAATCAGCGCAGCGCAAGCCATGCAGACAGCCGCAGCCACAAGTGCAATGCCCAGCGTTTCCCATAGCCAAGAAAGTTCATGTAGGATTTTCATGCGTTCATCATCTCCTGTTCGTTAAACTGGAATCTATCTGCGCTCTCCTTATACGCTCTCAATAGTCAAATCCATTTGCAATTTTTTTGCTTTTTCCAAGGCGTTGAAAAATATCGTGATGAAGTCTTCTCCATCGCTTGTCACAAAGTAATTAGATAGGTTGGTAATATCATTGCTGATATTTTTGCCCCAAGGCGGTTGCTTAGACAAATCGTCAATATCCCAAACCACCTTATCCGGACTAAACGCTTGGAGTTCTAACTGAATCTTTTTCAGTTCCACTATGGCTGTTTCGACGTTATCTTTATCCAATGTTCCTTGATATAGCTCATTCATAAGCGTTGGGAATCTGCTACCCCATTTCCCGTTTTCTAAATTATAAGAAACTGTTGAGAAAAAGGAGTGTAGAAAATCTCCATTTCCTATTTGATAGCAAAAGAACGCAACTTTGAATCCGACAGCCATGTGTCTAATTTCCCCCTATAAATCTGATTTGTCTGCCCCTTAAAGTCCAAGTTCTTCAACCCACGCCGCAAACTCCTGATGCCCGACGCTGCCCTTGAAAACCTTGCCGTCCATCAGCTTTGCGCCTTTGCAGCTCGGCGCAAGGCGTTCGTTCGTCTTGCCAATGCCGCTTCCGCCGGAGGTTGCAAACGGGATGATCGTCTTGCCGGTCAGATCATAACTCTCAAGAAACGTATTGATAATCGTCGGCGCAACGTACCACCAGATCGGGAAGCCCACAAAAATTGTGTCGTAGTCCGCCATGTTGTCCCGCTTCGCGGCAATCTCAGGACGGGAGGCAGGATCGTTCATCTCAATCGTGCTGCGGGCGTTCTTGTTCATCCAGTTCAGATCAGCTTCCGTATAAGGCACCTTCGGCTCAATCTCAAAGATGTCCGCGCCGATTGCCTCTGCCAGCGTCTCGGCAACCTTTGCGGTCACGCCGGACGCAGAAAAATATGCTACAAGTTTATTACTCATTGTGTTCTTCCTCATCAATCTTTTCATTTCCTTCATTCAGCATGAAGTATAGCAGAGCTTCCAGCAATGTTGCCATATAATGAAGCGACCAGTTTTCTTCCGGCTCTTTTGTCATCTTATCAAGCGCGGCTCGAAAAGCCGTGGTACGGTCAATCCTTGTTTCCTCATCAATGCGGTCAAGTATGCCCTTCATTTTCAGGGCGAGTTCTTTTTCCTCGTCAGAAAGCTCCGGTATGCCAAGTAACTCAGATAGTTTCTTGTCCTGCATAATAGCATCGTATTCGATGTATGACTTGTGTTCGGCTGACATCAATTCTTCAAAGTAGTTGATAAAAATATGAACGCGAATGCCACCTTCTTCGTCCGGGGAGAAGCAGACGGTTTGCGATTTTTCTGCAATTTCTTTCAAAAATGCAAGGTCTTCTGAGTCATCGAACTCCGCAAACGGGAGAAACATATTGATTTCCGCGTGCCAACGATGATAGTCCACGATTCCCTTGATATACCCGCGGTGTTGCTTGACAAACGCATCACAGCGTTCCAGAAGATACTCGTAGTTCTTCTTGTCCTCCGGTACAATGATCTTTGGTATCTTGTCCATTGCTTCGGAGTACGCTTTCAGCATACCACAATTAACTGCGCGGTCAAACACCTCATCGCACCATTTATCGTATTCGGCAGACTCGGTTTCCCGGTAATCCTTCTCAAAGATAATATCGTCCATTGCGTTACCCCTTTATGATTTTCTCAAGCTGCATTTCGGTCGCGTTAGGCAGACGTGATTGCAGATGTTTTAGAATGCGTTCTTTGGATTCCTGCGGGTCTCGCTGATAGGCAGATGTGATAAGGTCGTACCCGAAAAGTTCTTCCGGCGTCGCATACTCTGCGACACCCCAGCCATAAGGTCTTCCGTATCTGTCCTGCATATAGACGAAATCCGCGATGCAGACATAGCTCTGCATTTGCAGCCGCGTGATGCACGTCTCAAAACCGGTGTTGCCGCCCTTGCGGTAGTTCAGAGCCTCTTTCAGCCGTTTGGAAAGCATCCTGCCTTCACCGGCTATGGCTTCATAAAGCTCCTTGTCCTTGTAGGACGCCAAGCCGTCATCCCAACGGGCGTCAAAGTTATAGCCGTCACGCCGGAAGTTCGCAAAGTCCGGAATCCACTCCCGACTCACAAATCCAGCCTTCTTGTTGAAAAGTTTGCCGTAAAGACATTTGCCGCTCCGCGCAGCCGGTCCTTTCCATTCCCACGGACCATCTACATCATCCGCAAACCATAACTCAGGTGGGCAAAGTTCCTCGATGGAGAAGCCGTGAATCTCGTTCCGAAAGAAGGGCAGAAAGCCGTATTGCTCGACGGCGGCAATCAAACCATCTGCACTATGTAGTTGTCTGGCATATCTCTTTGACATTACTCCGCCTCTTCAATCACGCCATAATCAATCAGGATGTTCTTCTCCGCATACTGCGGGTAAACAACACCCATCATCTCATACTGATAACGTCTTACGCGGCGATGCTCCTGAATTGGTTCCGGTGCATACGCAGCGGTTTCGCAGTGCGTATACTCCGGCATTTCCGCAAGATCATCCCGAACGGCACGGATAAGCGCGTTTGCCACATCATCAATGCTCTTGCCGGTTTCCACGGCAACCAGTTCGTGGTTCCGGACTGCCTTGTCCAGATTACCGGGGGAACGGAACAGTTTGTACTTCATCATGCACGTCCTTTCTCTATGTATCGTGGTTAGTGTTCTTCTGAAAGCACCTTTTGCAGCTTCTTGACATCCGACTGCGTGACGAGGAACAAGTAGAGAGAACCCAGTTCAAGAATGAAGTCTCGATCAATTTCCACGAAGTTCTTTTTTAGCTTCCGGACTACAAGCTCAAGCAAGTCTATAAACAACGGCTCATCAAAGGGCGCGTATTTTTCAAACCTCTTTTTGGTATCACCCCACGTCGGAGCCGGTTCACCCTCACGACTTGTCAGTGCTTCGCAGAAAAGCATACTGACAGCCAATTTCCGATCACCGTCTTCAAGCTCTTTCATGTAGTAGCGCAGGATGTCCTCCTTGTCTTCAAGCGAGAGAAAAGCACAGTTGTCATCCTTTTCAGAGGCAATCAGTTCCGCAATCAGTTCTCGCCAGACCGCATATCCGGCGTTGATCGCGCCGTCTTCTTCACTGCTCAGAGTATCATCCATGCAGTAGCGTTTGTAGAAGTTATCTCCGCCAAGCTCATTGCGGGTACAGAAGATATGCGCCAGCTCATGCAACAGGATGTGATAGAGCGTTGCGGGGGATCTTTCAACATCTGTGCGCAGAAGGATTCCGTCCACACTGTTCTCGCCTTCACCAACAAAGGCGGAAGCATGAAAGTCAAAGTAGCCGTCCTCTTTATATTGATCTGTCAGGCGATCCGGGAAATACTGCTTGCAGAACTGCTCAAAGACTTCCTGCTGGTTTTCCGTCTGAAAGCAGCGCAGCACAAGGTTGTCCTCGCTGAACTCCGTTCCCATGCGTTCGTTGAGGGTTTCAGCCGCACAGAGAAGAGCCTCTTTATATTCGTTGTATTCCATCCTGAGAATATCCTTTCAAGACCTGCAATCACAGCAGTTTATCTGATGTCTTTGCAGAAATTTGAAGGCAGCAGCTTTTCCAGACAGTCTGTAATTGCGTCAAGTGTCTGCCTTTCTTTGTCCATTGCCATAACCTCATAGAGAGCGACCCGATATGCCGTAGTGCGGTCGAGTCCAAGTTCATGCTCAATTCGATTAAGTACGGATTTCGTTCTTTGTATGTATTCTAACTCAAACATGGGCGTATCTTCGCTCGGTGTCACAGCAGAAGTTTTGCTTGCATTCTTCTCCATAATACACATAGCCTCCCTTACGCCTTCACAAAACGAACTACACTCAGCGGCAGATACCAGATAGCAACTGCCAGCTTCCAGATCAGAATTACGCCGCCGATCAGACCGCCGAGGACAAGGTTGAGTGCGACAACACCTACTGTCCCGGAAATACCAAAGCCAATCGGGATAAGCGTGAACATCTTTCCGATGCCGAACGGCACTCCGCAAGCAAGCCAAATCAGGAAATAATCCGGCGTTCCGTTCTCAACGAATATGCGGCTGAAAACAGAAAACAGCAGGAGTGCAACAGCGACCGGAACCACGGTCTTCTTCATGAAGTCTTTCATAACTTCGCTTCTTGTCATACGCCACCTCTTTATTTCAAAAAATCACTTCGGTAATCTATCCGGCGTAGGTCATGCCCTGTCTCTGCCAGATGCGCAATCTTCAAGGCAATCAAGTTGATGTCTGTGTGCATTGCCTGTGCAATCTGCGCCGAAGTGTACCCATAATCGTAAATATACTCAAGCACCTCGTCGGAATTAAGTAATATCTCAGCCGCAACAATGTTCGCCTCGTACTCAGGGATAGAGTTCATCTTGTAAAGCACAAACTCCTGCAATCCATCACCTTTTGCAAGTGCGCGGTGCAGTCGGTCGTGACCGATCTCATGAGCGCATACAATACGCTTCGTTTGCGGACTTAAATCCTGATTCAAGAAAATAAAGCGATTTTTCTTGACAACGCGATACATTCCTTTGAGTTGCCCGAAGTTTTCGCAATCATCCAGAACAATGATGCCCAGCTCTTTTGCTATCTGAAAAGGATCTCGTGTGCCGCAGCGTCGTACAAGATCGCTGCCAACTTTTGATAGCTGTTCGGCATTCATCGCGCCACCTCCATTCGTGGATCATCATGATCAATTATAAAGAACACCCTGTACAAAAATCCGGACTTATTCCTCCGGCTGCTCTTTCCGATATTTTTTTGGCGTGTACTTCTTGTTCTTTTCCTTTGCAATCCAATAGGCTCTGGTGAGTGCTTGCATCGCGCCGTCAAGCGCATCCTCACTGAGCTTACCTCCCGCGAACATACCGGTGACTTCACTCACCAGTTCGTCTATTTCACGCGCCGCTTTTGCTCCGCCTTGTTCCTGTGCTGCGAGAACGAGCATTCCGCCGTTGCCGAGAAGATACTCCGGCGTTGTGTTCAGAGCTTCGGCAAGTTTTTTTACAATGTCGTATTTTGTCGGTTTTCGAGTGCCAAGCTCATAATTTTGAATTGTCCTTGCAGTAACAGAGACTTTTTCTGCGAGAGCGGCTTGCGTCAGGTTTGCCTCCACTCTCTTCTCTTTAAGCCTGTCTTTGAATCCCATAAGGCACCTCTTTCTTAAATTTTCCGTGAACACGAACAAAACTTTCGTCTATCTTATTGACGCGAACATGATGTTCGTGCTATACTATATTTACACGAAATCTCTGTTCGTAATTATGATACCACACGAACGATGTGTGTGTCAATAATGTTGAGGAATTTCGTGTCGAAAAACAGGTAACTTTTTTATGAACGGAGGTAGCTCATGAACTGCTCGAAGTGCCGAAAAGCGTATGTTTCGGTAAATCTCGATGTCGATGAGGAAGGTGCAATTCAGCCCCGGCTCATCCGTTGGAAGGACGGTTTGATTTTTCAGATCGACCAGATTCTTTACAAATGCCGCGCCACATCCAAGAAGGTTGGTGGTGGCGGCATCCGTTACACAGTCATGATTAAAGGAAAGGAGTCGTTCCTTTTTCATGAAGGAGACAAGTGGTTTGTCGAAGCAAAGGAGAATGCCCGGTGATCTTATCTCAGAAGCAAATCGAAGAAATTGCAGCAGCCGTCACGGAAGACTTCAACAAGTTTTTCTTCGGCACGGAGTCCGAGGAAGTCCGTATGGCTCGTGCCACGCCGATTGATCAGTTCGCAAGAGACTATCTCGGCTTGCAAGTGTCTTTTGCCCGACTTTCCTCTGATGGAAGTATCTGCGGCTTGACTGCCTATACTGATACAGAGTACATCGTTGAGGAAAAGGGTGTCAGGCGAACACTTCCGCTCAGATGTAATCAGGTGTTGCTCGATGAGAGCTTCATCCGTCAAGGGCAGATAAAGAAGCTCTGCGGGAAGCGGCGCTTCACGCTTGCCCACGAATGCGCTCATCAGATTCTCTATCAGATGGAATCCGATGAAGTCAAGCAACGCTGCAACCGGCAGTATTCCGCACGAACAGCCTATTCGCTGCGTGATCTCAAAACACATGAGGACTGGAATGAATGGCAAGCAAACGTCCTCGGAGCGGCAATCCTGATGCCGCAGAAAGAAGTTGACCTTGCCGCGTGGTATTTCATCCCTGAGAAGAAGCTGACGTCCTATGGCGGCTACTTTACATACCGGGATCGCCTGTCGCTCAGAGCGATATGCGCTCAACTTGGTGTTTCCCAGTCCGCAGCCGTCATCCGTCTGCGCCAGCTTGGTTATCTCGAAGACCGCCCATATTCAGAGTTCGATGATCCGACGGAGGTATGGGCATGAAAAAGAATATCCGTGTTACTGAACCGTCTGCTGAAATGCAGATGAAGATCAGACGGGCGCGTATCGCCATCGCCAGCCAGAAGAGGCGAACGATGGAATGCCCGTACTGTCATCACAATACCATCATCGTTTTTGAGGACACAAGAGGTCACGTTCAGGCAAAGTGTAAGCTCTGCGGAAGAGAAACCGTCTTCAATGTTCTCAGTATGAGAAGGTTATATCTCCACCTCAACAGAGGATAAGGAGTTTAACAAATAAATATTTGATAGCTGTGCTGTGGAGCCGCTGACTGGTGAGTCTTCCTAATGCCGCATGAACAGAGTGTTCGCACTCTGTTTTATCGGCATGGGATCACAACTCACCGTCATGCGGCTCTTTTTTAGGCTTGTCCATCCGCTGCTCCGCGCCAGCGGAAAGGACAAGCAATGAAACGAATCCCTAAAACCCCTGTCGAGTTCGACTACGACCTCTGGACCACGGAGGACGGAAAGTGCATGGTGCGCGTGAAAATCACCGGCGAAGTAACGGAGGTTGACCGTGAGGTCATGAAAATCCTTCGTGTTGAAGAAAAGCGAGTTC is part of the Clostridium sp. M62/1 genome and harbors:
- a CDS encoding O-acetyl-ADP-ribose deacetylase — its product is MPLQIVRNDITKMNVDAIVNAANESLLGGGGVDGCIHRAAGPELLVECETLHGCKTGSAKITKGYKLPCKYVIHAVGPRWYDGRHGERERLISCYRTSLMLAKEYGCESVAFPLISSGIFGYPKDQALNVAIDTISSFLLENEMTVYIVIFDRKAYQISGKLFADIAAYIDDRYVDEHTDNRSERLRRMNAFRMEEPMPCEASVCEEAIEQLMPPVSAAAAPKKAATLDDALGQIDESFSEMLLRKIDERGMTDAQCYKKANIDRKLFSKIRSDKSYKPSKPTVIAFAIALELPLVEMKDMLMKAGFALSHSNKFDIIVEYFVEHGNYNVFEINEALFAFDQSLIGA
- a CDS encoding immunity 70 family protein, with amino-acid sequence MAVGFKVAFFCYQIGNGDFLHSFFSTVSYNLENGKWGSRFPTLMNELYQGTLDKDNVETAIVELKKIQLELQAFSPDKVVWDIDDLSKQPPWGKNISNDITNLSNYFVTSDGEDFITIFFNALEKAKKLQMDLTIESV
- a CDS encoding helix-turn-helix domain-containing protein, giving the protein MGFKDRLKEKRVEANLTQAALAEKVSVTARTIQNYELGTRKPTKYDIVKKLAEALNTTPEYLLGNGGMLVLAAQEQGGAKAAREIDELVSEVTGMFAGGKLSEDALDGAMQALTRAYWIAKEKNKKYTPKKYRKEQPEE
- a CDS encoding ImmA/IrrE family metallo-endopeptidase produces the protein MNAEQLSKVGSDLVRRCGTRDPFQIAKELGIIVLDDCENFGQLKGMYRVVKKNRFIFLNQDLSPQTKRIVCAHEIGHDRLHRALAKGDGLQEFVLYKMNSIPEYEANIVAAEILLNSDEVLEYIYDYGYTSAQIAQAMHTDINLIALKIAHLAETGHDLRRIDYRSDFLK
- a CDS encoding ImmA/IrrE family metallo-endopeptidase, translated to MILSQKQIEEIAAAVTEDFNKFFFGTESEEVRMARATPIDQFARDYLGLQVSFARLSSDGSICGLTAYTDTEYIVEEKGVRRTLPLRCNQVLLDESFIRQGQIKKLCGKRRFTLAHECAHQILYQMESDEVKQRCNRQYSARTAYSLRDLKTHEDWNEWQANVLGAAILMPQKEVDLAAWYFIPEKKLTSYGGYFTYRDRLSLRAICAQLGVSQSAAVIRLRQLGYLEDRPYSEFDDPTEVWA
- a CDS encoding flavodoxin; the encoded protein is MSNKLVAYFSASGVTAKVAETLAEAIGADIFEIEPKVPYTEADLNWMNKNARSTIEMNDPASRPEIAAKRDNMADYDTIFVGFPIWWYVAPTIINTFLESYDLTGKTIIPFATSGGSGIGKTNERLAPSCKGAKLMDGKVFKGSVGHQEFAAWVEELGL
- a CDS encoding DUF6050 family protein; its protein translation is MTRSEVMKDFMKKTVVPVAVALLLFSVFSRIFVENGTPDYFLIWLACGVPFGIGKMFTLIPIGFGISGTVGVVALNLVLGGLIGGVILIWKLAVAIWYLPLSVVRFVKA